A window from Lagopus muta isolate bLagMut1 chromosome 5, bLagMut1 primary, whole genome shotgun sequence encodes these proteins:
- the LRRC8D gene encoding volume-regulated anion channel subunit LRRC8D — translation MFTLAEVASLNDIQPTYRILKPWWDVFMDYLAVVMLMVAIFAGTMQLTKDQVVCLPVLQSTINSKAQPSTSGKADFTTVETTTGQGEEASTRTVSFGSAPTVTPDVPLSRATSPQYQPTESSQELKKEQKDSSGRKTNLDFQQYVFINQMCYHLALPWYSKYFPYLVLIHTIILIVSSNFWFKYPKTCSKIEHFVSILGKCFESPWTTKALSETACEDSEENKQRLTGAQSLPKYVSTSSDEGSPSASTPMITKSGFKFSADKPMIEVPSVTILDKKDGEQAKALFEKVRKFRAHVEDSDLIYKLYVGQTIIKTFKFIFILCYTANFVNTISFEHICNPKVEHLIGYTQFECTHNMAYMLKKLLISYISLICVYGFICLYTLFWLFRIPLKEYSFEKVREESSFSDIPDVKNDFAFLLHMVDQYDQLYSKRFGVFLSEVSENKLREISLNHEWTFEKLRQHVSRNAQDKQELHLFMLSGVPDAVFDLTDLDVLKLELIPEAKIPAKISQMTNLQELHLCHCPAKVEQTAFSFLRDHLRCLYVKFTDVAEIPAWVYLLKNLRELYLIGNLNSENNKMIGLESLRELRHLKILHVKSNLTKIPPNITDVAPHLTKLVIHNDGTKLVVLNSLKKMMNVAELELQNCELERIPHAIFSLSNLQELDLKSNSIRTIEEIISFQHLKRLTCLKLWHNKIVNIPSSITHVKNLESLYLSNNKLESLPAAVFSLQKLRCLDVSYNSIAVIPVEISLLQNLQHFHITGNKVDVLPKQLFKCIKLRTLSLGQNCITSIPDKVGQLLQLTHLELKGNCLDRLPATLGQCQLLRKSGLVVEDHLFDTLPLEVKEVLNQDTSIPFANGI, via the coding sequence ATGTTTACCCTTGCAGAAGTTGCATCGCTCAATGACATCCAGCCAACCTATCGTATCCTGAAACCATGGTGGGATGTATTTATGGATTATCTAGCGGTTGTGATGTTAATGGTTGCCATTTTTGCTGGAACCATGCAATTGACCAAAGACCAGGTGGTCTGCTTGCCAGTTTTGCAGTCTACTATAAACTCAAaagcacaacccagcacatcAGGGAAGGCTGACTTTACCACTGTTGAAACAACCACTGGTCAAGGAGAAGAAGCATCAACGAGAACGGTTTCTTTTGGAAGTGCCCCTACTGTAACACCTGATGTACCTCTGAGCAGAGCTACCTCTCCTCAGTATCAACCCACTGAATCAAGTCAGGAGCTgaagaaggagcagaaggaTTCTTCAGGCCGCAAAACAAATTTGGATTTTCAGCAATATGTATTTATTAACCAGATGTGCTATCATTTGGCTCTTCCTTGGTATTCAAAGTATTTTCCCTATCTTGTTCTCATCCATACCATTATTTTAATAGTCAGTAGCAATTTTTGGTTCAAGTATCCCAAGACCTGCTCAAAAATTGAGCATTTTGTGTCCATATTAGGGAAGTGTTTTGAATCCCCTTGGACTACAAAAGCACTGTCTGAAACAGCATGTGAGGACTCTGAGGAGAACAAACAGAGGTTAACTGGTGCCCAGTCCCTGCCCAAGTATGTTTCCACTAGCAGTGATGAAGGAAGCCCAAGTGCCAGCACCCCCATGATAACAAAGTCTGGCTTCAAATTTTCAGCTGACAAGCCAATGATTGAAGTTCCCAGTGTCACTATTTTAGATAAAAAAGATGGAGAACAAGCCAAAGCACTGTTTGAGAAGGTCCGTAAGTTCCGGGCTCACGTGGAGGACAGCGATCTGATTTACAAACTCTACGTTGGCCAGACTATCATCAAGACTTTTAAGTTCATATTTATTCTCTGCTATACTGCAAACTTTGTCAACACCATTAGTTTTGAACACATCTGCAACCCAAAAGTGGAACACCTGATTGGCTACACGCAGTTTGAATGTACGCACAACATGGCTTACATGTTGAAGAAGCTGCTTATCAGCTATATTTCTCTCATTTGTGTCTATGGTTTTATCTGTCTCTACACGCTCTTCTGGCTGTTCCGAATACCCTTAAAAGAATATTCCTTTGAAAAGGTCAGAGAAGAGAGTAGTTTCAGTGATATTCCTGATGTGAAAAATGACTTTGCGTTTCTTTTGCATATGGTAGATCAGTACGACCAGCTTTATTCTAAAAGGTTTGGTGTCTTCTTGTCAGAGGTAAGTGAGAACAAACTACGTGAAATTAGTTTAAACCACGAATGGACTTTTGAAAAGCTGCGGCAGCACGTTTCCCGCAATGCCCAGGATAAGCAAGAGTTGCACCTTTTTATGCTATCGGGGGTCCCTGATGCAGTCTTTGATCTGACGGATCTGGATGTGTTAAAACTGGAGCTGATTCCTGAAGCGAAAATCCCAGCAAAAATCTCCCAGATGACAAATCTTCAGGAACTTCATCTGTGCCACTGCCCTGCAAAGGTCGAGCAGACTGCCTTCAGCTTCCTCCGGGACCATTTGAGATGCCTTTATGTAAAATTCACAGATGTCGCAGAAATTCCTGCGTGGGTGTATTTGCTCAAAAACCTCCGAGAATTGTACTTGATAGGCAACTtgaactctgaaaataataaaatgatagGGCTTGAGTCTCTCAGAGAGTTGAGACACCTTAAAATTCTCCACGTGAAGAGCAATTTGACCAAAATCCCCCCCAATATCACAGATGTGGCACCACATCTGACAAAACTGGTCATTCATAATGACGGCACTAAGCTTGTGGTACTGAATAGCCTTAAGAAGATGATGAATGTTGCGGAGTTGGAACTGCAGAACTGTGAACTGGAGAGAATTCCCCATGCCATCTTCAGCCTCTCTAACTTACAGGAACTGGATTTAAAATCAAATAGCATACGCACAATTGAAGAAATCATCAGTTTCCAGCACTTAAAAAGATTGACTTGTTTAAAGCTGTGGCACAATAAAATAGTCAACATTCCTTCCTCCATTACCCACGTAAAGAACTTAGAGTCTCTTTACCTCTCCAATAACAAACTCGAATCCTTACCAGCCGCAGTGTTCAGTTTACAGAAACTTAGATGTTTAGATGTAAGCTACAACTCAATTGCAGTGATTCCAGTGGAAATAAGTTTGCTTCAAAATCTGCAGCATTTTCACATCACGGGAAACAAAGTCGACGTTTTGCCAAAACAGTTgtttaaatgcattaaattgAGGACTTTGAGTCTGGGACAAAACTGTATTACCTCAATCCCAGATAAAGTTGGTCAACTGTTGCAGCTGACTCATCTGGAACTGAAGGGAAACTGCTTGGACCGTCTGCCAGCCACGCTGGGGCAGTGTCAGCTTCTCAGGAAAAGTGGGCTTGTCGTGGAAGATCACCTCTTTGACACTTTGCCCTTGGAAGTTAAAGAGGTATTGAACCAAGACACAAGCATTCCCTTTGCTAATGGGATTTAA